The genomic interval GAGCGGTATCATGGTCGCGCTTATCGCCCGGGGGTACCGTGTGCAGCCGTTTAAGGTCGGGCCGGACTTCATCGATCCCACACACCATACAGCGATTTGCGGCCGTCCTTCACGAAACCTCGATGCCTATATGATGGGCGAAGAGGGCGTGCTGTCCACTTTTCATGCCGCGTGCAGGAATGCCGACATCGCCGTGATCGAGGGCGTGATGGGGATGTTCGACGGGCTTGACGGAACCGATACGGGAAGCACCGCCCATATCGCAAAAATACTCGATGCCCCGGTTCTGCTCGTGGCTGATGTGAATGGTATGTCCCGGAGCGCCCATGCACTTACGTCAGGGTATGCCGGATTCGACACGGCGGTCAGGTTTGCGGGGGTCATCTTCAACCGCATCGGGAGCCCGCGCCACCGTTCACTGATCGCAGAGGAACGGCCGGTGCCGGTCTTCGGATGGGTGCCGGTACAGACGAAGGGGATTGTCGAAAGCAGGCATCTCGGGCTCAGGATGGCCCATGAAACCACATCAATCGCGCATTTTGGATCGGTTATCGAGGAGCACTGCGATCTCGACGGAATCCTTGCAGTCGCCGGAGATGCCCCTCCCCTTCCGGAACTGAAACCGCAGGGGGGCGGCGAACCGGCCGGGAAGGTTCGGATCGGTGTGGCATTGGATGAAGCGTTCTGTTTCTACTACCGGGACAACCTCG from Methanoculleus sp. SDB carries:
- a CDS encoding cobyrinic acid a,c-diamide synthase — its product is MIPRIVIAGTHSGCGKTSIASGIMVALIARGYRVQPFKVGPDFIDPTHHTAICGRPSRNLDAYMMGEEGVLSTFHAACRNADIAVIEGVMGMFDGLDGTDTGSTAHIAKILDAPVLLVADVNGMSRSAHALTSGYAGFDTAVRFAGVIFNRIGSPRHRSLIAEERPVPVFGWVPVQTKGIVESRHLGLRMAHETTSIAHFGSVIEEHCDLDGILAVAGDAPPLPELKPQGGGEPAGKVRIGVALDEAFCFYYRDNLDLLAREGADLVFFSPIRDKLPDVDGIYLGGGYPELHAAALSRAPCREDLARAAGEGMPLYAECGGLAYLSTGILTDAGEYPMVGVLPARAVMQERFAALGYVDAMCTGGTPLVPAGLCFRGHEFHYSRLECDDDARFAFRLQRGQGIRAGRDGMYEHSVLAGYTHAYFTPEFASSLIAAAGAFIRE